From Sphingobium sp. RAC03, a single genomic window includes:
- the aroQ gene encoding type II 3-dehydroquinate dehydratase: protein MADSRKIYVLNGPNLNLLGTREPEIYGYDTLDDIAERMEDAATRAHVALDFRQSNHEGHLIDWLQEAHSEGAHAVIINPGGLTHTSVALHDAIKAISVPVIEIHLSNPHAREPFRHKSYVGMAAKGTIAGFGPLSYMLALEAALEL, encoded by the coding sequence TCAACGGCCCCAATCTCAATCTGCTGGGCACGCGAGAGCCAGAAATCTATGGCTATGACACGCTCGACGACATCGCCGAACGGATGGAGGATGCCGCCACCCGCGCCCATGTCGCCCTCGATTTTCGCCAATCCAATCATGAAGGCCATCTGATCGACTGGTTGCAGGAAGCCCATAGCGAAGGCGCACATGCGGTCATCATCAATCCCGGCGGCCTGACCCACACCTCCGTCGCCCTGCATGACGCGATCAAGGCGATCAGCGTGCCGGTGATCGAAATTCACCTGTCCAACCCCCATGCCCGCGAACCTTTCCGCCATAAAAGCTATGTCGGCATGGCGGCGAAGGGGACGATCGCGGGCTTTGGCCCCCTCTCCTATATGCTCGCGCTCGAAGCCGCCCTGGAACTATAG